Proteins from one Thioflavicoccus mobilis 8321 genomic window:
- a CDS encoding chloride channel protein: MSQHRSLAKWFRSELEWLRIRLAHPEALFWNVLLGLVTGLITGAVIVIFRLVVEGSQAAMLPGNGENYEALPVWLRLSLPLAGALLIALIFWRFAKGTYVLGVARVMERMEYHQGHFERRELVMQFLGAAIAIVSGHSVGREGPHVHLGAASGSLLGQFLKLPNNSIRIIVVCGTAAGIAASFNTPLAGVIFALEVLALEYRIAAFMPVMLAAVSADTVSFAAFGSAPAFQVPPFQLSSLDDLLPVAVLGLLAGVVSVIYIQSLQTVAELGHRLGFFWRLTVAGALAGLFGALAPEVMGIGYDTQATLLMQQAPWLFLVTLLVFKLLATSTSIGLGIPGGTIGPALFMGAILGNLVGGLAAAVGVIDASDTSFYALLGMAAMMGASLQAPLAALTAVLELSHTPAIIMPGMLAIILAALTSREVFGKDSMFVTMLRANGLDYRTNPVIEMLRRSGVGGVMNRDFVRHAPQVRRDEAEHLLGGDGPEWILVDQDDQPTYLMPGIAVATYLAQSPDEEEIDLLAIPAERLELAPVHLEATLKEALDILESRSAEALYVQRPVAPGINRIYGVLTRARIESAYRY, translated from the coding sequence ATGTCCCAGCACCGCTCGCTCGCAAAGTGGTTCCGCTCGGAGCTGGAGTGGCTCCGCATCCGCCTCGCACACCCCGAAGCCCTCTTCTGGAACGTTCTGCTAGGACTCGTGACGGGGCTGATCACGGGCGCCGTCATCGTCATCTTCCGCCTGGTCGTCGAGGGCTCGCAGGCCGCGATGCTACCGGGCAATGGCGAGAACTACGAGGCCCTACCGGTCTGGCTGCGACTGTCGCTGCCGCTCGCCGGCGCCCTGCTCATCGCGCTGATTTTCTGGCGCTTCGCGAAGGGCACCTATGTCCTCGGGGTCGCCCGGGTCATGGAGCGCATGGAATATCATCAAGGGCACTTCGAGCGACGCGAGCTCGTCATGCAATTCCTCGGTGCCGCGATCGCCATCGTCAGCGGCCACTCGGTCGGTCGCGAAGGCCCTCACGTCCACCTCGGTGCCGCCAGCGGCAGCCTGCTCGGCCAATTCCTGAAACTGCCGAACAACAGCATCCGCATCATCGTCGTCTGTGGCACGGCGGCTGGCATCGCGGCCTCGTTCAATACTCCGCTGGCCGGCGTGATCTTCGCACTCGAGGTGCTGGCGCTGGAGTACCGAATCGCCGCCTTCATGCCGGTCATGCTGGCGGCCGTGAGCGCCGATACGGTGTCATTCGCCGCCTTCGGCAGCGCCCCGGCGTTCCAGGTGCCACCATTCCAGCTCTCATCGCTCGACGATCTGCTGCCGGTCGCCGTGTTGGGCCTCCTCGCGGGCGTGGTGTCGGTCATCTATATCCAGTCGTTGCAGACGGTCGCCGAACTCGGCCACAGACTCGGCTTCTTCTGGCGCTTGACCGTCGCCGGTGCCCTCGCCGGTCTCTTCGGGGCGCTGGCCCCCGAGGTCATGGGCATCGGCTACGACACGCAGGCCACGCTGCTGATGCAGCAAGCGCCCTGGCTATTCCTGGTGACCCTGCTGGTCTTCAAGCTGCTCGCGACCTCGACGAGTATCGGCCTCGGCATCCCGGGCGGCACCATCGGCCCGGCGCTGTTCATGGGCGCCATCCTCGGCAACCTGGTCGGCGGACTGGCCGCCGCGGTCGGCGTCATCGATGCCAGCGACACCAGCTTCTACGCGTTGCTCGGGATGGCGGCGATGATGGGGGCGAGCCTGCAAGCGCCGCTGGCAGCGCTCACTGCGGTCCTGGAGCTCAGTCATACCCCGGCCATCATCATGCCGGGCATGCTGGCGATCATCCTCGCCGCCCTCACCAGCCGCGAGGTATTCGGCAAGGACTCGATGTTCGTCACCATGCTGCGCGCGAACGGGCTCGACTACCGCACCAACCCGGTCATCGAGATGCTGCGCCGCAGCGGCGTGGGCGGCGTGATGAACCGCGACTTCGTGCGCCATGCACCGCAGGTGCGCCGCGACGAGGCCGAGCACCTCCTCGGCGGCGACGGTCCCGAGTGGATCCTGGTCGACCAAGATGATCAACCGACCTATCTGATGCCGGGCATCGCGGTCGCAACCTATCTCGCCCAAAGTCCCGACGAAGAGGAGATCGATCTGCTCGCGATCCCCGCCGAACGCCTCGAGCTCGCCCCCGTGCACCTGGAGGCGACGCTCAAGGAGGCGCTCGACATCCTGGAATCGCGCAGTGCCGAGGCCCTTTACGTGCAGCGGCCGGTCGCGCCGGGCATCAATCGCATCTATGGCGTCCTGACGCGCGCCCGCATCGAATCCGCCTATCGCTACTGA
- a CDS encoding AEC family transporter, producing MNQFLVTLNFALSVTGPIVLVLVIGVFLARLGLLTGAFIDAGTRLVFNVTLPCLLFVTISQTRFEQTANLTLIAVGVFGTLALFLVAEAVAARLVDPPVDRGVVVQGIYRGNMAIIGLAYCVNAYGDVAIAAASLYIGLLSILYNVLAVITLSRSLDRRGSLRAVVTGIVMNPLIIGILTALPFAYFEVSLPDLLVQTGEYFAQMTLPLALLCIGGSLSLATLRLDSHNALIATLGKVLFAPTAMTCIALLAGLRGMELGILFMMSAAPTAASSYVMSRAMGGNGPLSANIVVLTTIGSVLFTSLGITLLHLGELM from the coding sequence GTGAACCAATTCCTCGTCACCCTGAATTTCGCGCTGTCCGTCACCGGACCGATCGTGCTGGTCCTGGTGATTGGCGTCTTCCTGGCGCGCCTGGGCCTCCTCACCGGCGCCTTCATCGACGCCGGCACGCGGCTGGTCTTCAATGTCACGCTGCCATGCCTGCTGTTCGTCACGATCAGCCAGACGCGTTTCGAGCAGACGGCTAACCTGACCCTCATCGCCGTCGGCGTGTTCGGCACGCTGGCCCTCTTCCTCGTCGCCGAGGCCGTCGCCGCCCGGCTCGTCGATCCACCCGTCGACCGGGGTGTCGTCGTACAAGGCATCTACCGCGGCAACATGGCGATCATCGGGCTGGCCTACTGCGTGAACGCCTACGGCGATGTCGCCATCGCCGCCGCCTCGCTCTACATCGGCCTGCTGTCCATCCTCTACAACGTCCTCGCGGTCATCACGCTGAGCCGCTCCCTCGATCGTCGGGGTTCGCTGCGCGCCGTCGTGACGGGGATCGTCATGAACCCACTGATCATCGGCATCCTCACGGCCCTGCCGTTCGCCTACTTCGAAGTGTCGCTTCCCGATCTGCTCGTGCAGACCGGCGAGTACTTCGCGCAGATGACCCTGCCGCTGGCGCTCCTGTGTATCGGCGGGTCGCTCAGCCTCGCGACGCTACGCCTGGATTCGCACAATGCCCTGATCGCAACGCTCGGCAAGGTCCTATTCGCGCCGACGGCGATGACCTGCATCGCACTGCTGGCCGGGCTGCGCGGCATGGAACTCGGTATCCTGTTCATGATGTCGGCGGCGCCGACCGCCGCGTCGAGCTACGTGATGTCGCGGGCCATGGGCGGCAACGGGCCGCTGTCGGCCAATATCGTCGTCCTCACGACGATTGGTTCGGTGCTTTTCACGAGCCTCGGTATCACACTGCTCCATCTAGGCGAGCTGATGTAA
- a CDS encoding alkene reductase, which produces MSTDTTSDLFRPYRLGKLELANRIVMAPLTRSRAGEGDVPTPLMATYYVQRATAGLIITEASQISPQGKGYIQTPGIYSAAQIAGWRAITDAVHARGTKIFIQLWHVGRISHPELQEGGALPVAPSAVKANGQVFTGRGMVDMVTPRALTLDEIPGLVADYRQAAANAKEAGFDGVEIHSANGYLLDQFLRDKTNRRTDAYGGSIENRARLLLEVTDAVLEIWDKPRVGVRLSPLSPANDIDDSDPEPLFTHVVTELGARGIGYLHVVEGVTGGPRETGHSFRLETLRGRFPGTYIANNGYTRELALTARAADSADLIAFGRPFIANPDLVERLQSDAPLNTPDQATFYGGDAHGYTDYPFLADGA; this is translated from the coding sequence ATGAGCACCGACACTACGAGCGACCTCTTTCGACCCTATCGCCTCGGCAAGCTGGAGCTCGCCAACCGCATCGTCATGGCCCCCCTGACCCGCAGCCGTGCCGGCGAGGGTGACGTCCCCACGCCGCTGATGGCGACCTACTACGTCCAGCGCGCTACCGCCGGTCTGATCATCACCGAGGCATCGCAGATCTCGCCGCAGGGCAAGGGCTATATCCAGACCCCGGGGATTTACAGCGCGGCCCAAATCGCCGGCTGGCGCGCGATCACCGACGCCGTCCATGCTCGCGGGACCAAGATCTTCATCCAACTCTGGCACGTCGGACGCATCTCGCACCCGGAGTTGCAGGAAGGCGGCGCCCTGCCGGTCGCACCCTCGGCCGTCAAGGCCAACGGTCAGGTCTTCACCGGCCGCGGCATGGTCGACATGGTCACGCCACGGGCACTGACCCTCGACGAGATCCCCGGCCTCGTCGCCGACTACCGGCAGGCCGCCGCCAACGCCAAGGAGGCGGGCTTCGACGGCGTCGAGATCCACTCGGCGAACGGCTACCTGCTCGATCAGTTCCTGCGCGACAAGACCAACCGGCGCACCGATGCCTACGGCGGCTCGATCGAGAACCGCGCGCGGCTGCTGCTGGAGGTCACCGACGCCGTGCTCGAGATCTGGGACAAGCCGCGCGTCGGCGTGCGCCTCTCGCCCCTCTCGCCCGCCAACGACATCGACGACAGCGACCCCGAGCCGCTCTTCACGCACGTGGTCACCGAGCTCGGGGCGCGCGGCATCGGCTACCTGCACGTCGTCGAAGGCGTGACCGGCGGCCCACGCGAGACGGGTCACAGCTTTCGGCTCGAGACGTTGCGCGGGCGCTTTCCGGGCACCTACATCGCCAACAACGGCTATACGCGTGAGCTGGCACTGACCGCCCGCGCCGCCGACAGCGCCGACCTGATCGCCTTCGGCCGACCCTTCATCGCCAATCCCGATCTCGTCGAGCGCCTGCAAAGCGATGCGCCCCTGAATACCCCGGACCAGGCGACCTTCTATGGCGGCGATGCGCACGGTTATACCGACTATCCATTCCTCGCCGATGGGGCCTGA
- the infA gene encoding translation initiation factor IF-1, giving the protein MAKDDVIQMEGTVLETLPNTVFRVELENGHVVTAHISGKMRKHYIRILTGDKVTVELTPYDLTKGRIVYRAR; this is encoded by the coding sequence ATGGCCAAAGACGATGTAATCCAGATGGAAGGCACGGTCCTAGAAACCTTGCCTAATACGGTGTTTCGCGTAGAGCTCGAAAACGGTCACGTTGTGACTGCCCACATCTCGGGCAAGATGCGCAAGCACTACATCCGCATCCTGACCGGCGACAAGGTCACGGTGGAGCTCACGCCCTACGACCTGACCAAGGGGC